In Thunnus thynnus chromosome 4, fThuThy2.1, whole genome shotgun sequence, a genomic segment contains:
- the synpra gene encoding synaptoporin, producing the protein MDTANQLASVGTFQVLKLPLGFIRVLEWLFAIFAFATCGGYSGQLRVSVDCMEKASSNLSIGIDFAYPFRLYQVSFEAPICEATRRERLFLIGDYSSSAEFFVTIAVFAFLYSLGATIVYIFFQNKYRENNRGPLIDFVVTVVFSFMWLVSSSAWAKALSDVKIATDPDEVQLLISACKVQTNKCGSVQGPRWSGLNTSVVFGFLNFVLWAGNIWFVFKETGWHKGASRITGGATEKQAGTFNQQPYNQGSFDQSGSYNTQGNLGQPSEYSPVGGPTSYSNQM; encoded by the exons ctcTTTGCCATTTTTGCATTTGCAACATGTGGGGGCTACTCTGGGCAGCTGCGGGTTAGCGTGGACTGCATGGAGAAGGCCAGCAGCAACCTCAGCATCGGCATCGACTTTGCGTATCCTTTCAG gtTGTACCAGGTGTCCTTTGAAGCGCCCATATGTGAGGCCACGAGGAGGGAGCGCCTGTTCCTCATTGGAGACTATTCATCCTCAGCAGAGTTTTTCGTCACCATTGCGGTCTTTGCCTTCCTGTATTCCCTTGGTGCCACTATTGTCTACATCTTCTTTCAGAACAAGTACCGCGAAAACAATCGAGGACCGCTCATT GATTTTGTTGTGACTGTGGTGTTTTCCTTCATGTGGCTGGTCAGTTCTTCTGCTTGGGCCAAGGCTCTGTCTGATGTCAAAATAGCCACTGATCCAGATGAGGTgcagctcctcatctctgcctGCAAAGTCCAGACCAACAAGTGCGGTTCTGTGCAGGGACCACGCTGGTCCGGACTCAACACCTCAGTG gTCTTTGGGTTCCTCAACTTTGTTCTATGGGCTGGCAACATCTGGTTTGTCTTCAAGGAGACTGGTTGGCACAAGGGTGCTTCAAGGATCACAGGCGGAGCAACTGAGAAACAAGCCGGCACCTTTAACCAGCAGCCCTACAACCAGGGGAGCTTTGACCAGTCAGGGAGCTACAACACCCAGGGAAACCTCGGCCAGCCGTCTGAGTACAGCCCGGTTGGAGGACCTACCTCCTACTCCAATCAAATGTAG
- the LOC137181910 gene encoding zinc finger protein 69 homolog encodes MDTLQYLNAFISERLAAAAVEIFGAVEKTFTDYQGEISRSKQEIDHLRTLVLCPQIRLHRSAQQVSLHYCDEEVSPVSCHEEDVWAPDVSPEHPSTLHTKVQKADHQRGPSWRQPCDTTVSPQFVKREHHEDSPSHLYRVLTVEQMADIKSEPDGDEFITSPSTREAGEKPESSGLQQLKDPLEITHHEQDESDEQQYTEQAWSPCQDREDPDLPYIKVERFTPSAPLEETNHDCKLPLQSERSVCDEEKSRDGEGEGYELSRVSQPFYSVNPDCLASQSEYSYSTEGVVNGEWIKVLTPTGTIQKKRQNSNLCCQERVSVETEEDINYFTRERRHTCPICAKRFKESSHLKDHVRIHTGEKPYQCKECSKNFRQSGALTLHMRIHTGERPYQCTDCGRRFNRKGDMETHRVTHTGERPHLCMVCGKSFKRKSNLNTHLKTHAEDKMDYTQPL; translated from the exons ATGGACACCCTGCAGTATCTAAACGCTTTTATCTCTGAGCGGCTGGCTGCGGCGGCTGTGGAGATTTTCGGGGCGGTGGAGAAAACGTTTACAGATTATCAGGGAGAAATTAGCCGATCCAAGCAGGAGATAGATCACCTGAGAACACTGGTGCTCTGTCCTCAAATCAGATTACACAGATCAG CTCAACAGGTCAGCCTTCACTACTGTGATGAGGAGGTTTCCCCTGTAAGCTGCCATGAGGAGGACGTCTGGGCCCCAGATGTGAGTCCAGAGCACCCGAGCACCCTGCACACTAAAGTCCAGAAGGCTGATCATCAGCGAGGGCCGTCCTGGAGGCAGCCATGTGACACCACAGTGTCTCCTCAGTTTGTGAAAAGAGAACATCATGAGGATTCACCCTCACACCTCTACAGAGTATTAACTGTTGAACAGATGGCAGATATCAAATCTGAGCCTGATGGTGATGAGTTTATAACATCTCCATCAACCAGGGAGGCTGGTGAGAAGCCAGAGTCTTCTGGACTTCAGCAACTGAAAG ATCCACTTGAGATCACTCATCATGAGCAGGATGAGTCTGATGAGCAGCAGTACACTGAACAAGCCTGGAGCCCCTGCCAGGACCGCGAGGACCCTGATCTTCCGTACATCAAAGTGGAAAGGTTTACACCATCTGCTCCTCTGGAAGAGACCAACCATGACTGCAAACTCCCTCTTCAGTCAGAGAGGAGTGTTTGTGATGAGGAAAAGAGTAGAGATGGTGAAGGAGAAGGCTACGAACTGAGCAGAGTCTCTCAGCCCTTCTACTCGGTAAATCCAGACTGCCTCGCATCTCAAAGTGAATATAGTTACAGTACAGAAGGTGTGGTGAATGGAGAATGGATTAAAGTGCTCACACCAACAGGAACaatacaaaagaaaagacaaaactcCAATTTGTGCTGTCAGGAAAGGGTAAGTGTTGAAACGGAAGAAGATATAAATTATTTCACCAGGGAGAGAAGACACACGTGTCCCATCTGTGCAAAACGTTTTAAAGAGTCGAGCCATTTGAAGGATCATGTGAGAatccacacaggagagaaaccgtACCAGTGCAAGGAATGCAGCAAGAACTTCAGACAGAGCGGAGCTTTGACTTTGCACATGAGAATCCACACAGGGGAGCGACCGTACCAGTGCACAGACTGTGGCCGGCGCTTCAACCGAAAGGGCGACATGGAGACTCACAGGGTGACACATACAGGGGAGAGACCCCATCTGTGCATGGTGTGTGGGAAAAGCTTCAAAAGGAAGAGCAACTTAAACACACATCTAAAGACCCATGCAGAAGACAAAATGGATTACACTCAACCACTATGA